The following proteins come from a genomic window of Salvia hispanica cultivar TCC Black 2014 chromosome 4, UniMelb_Shisp_WGS_1.0, whole genome shotgun sequence:
- the LOC125224283 gene encoding serine/threonine-protein kinase STY13-like: protein MDTKTNEEEPKTERSCNVDAVSKLKNPESNSSKNMIFRADKVDLKSLDVQLEKHLSQVWSRNIDSHSSQTTPKELWEIDPTKLEIRYLVAQGTYGTVYRGTYNSRDVAVKLLDWGEDGMATAAETAAIRASFKQEVSVWHELDHPNVTRFVGASMGTSQLKIPSKNPSDGYTTLPSRACCVLVDFVSGGTLKSYLYKNRNKKLAFKVVVQLALDLARGLSYLHSKKIVHRDVKAENMLLDTERTLKIADFGVARVEAQNPQDMTGETGTLGYMAPEVLDGKPYNRKCDVYSFGVCLWETYCCDLPYMNYSFADVLHSVVRQNLRPDIPRCCPSSLANIMKKCWDANPEKRPEMDEVVRLLEAIDTSKGGGMIPEDQSSSCFCFAPSRGP from the exons ATGGATACAAAAACAAACGAAGAAGAGCCTAAAACTGAAAGATCATGTAATGTGGATGCGGTTTCCAAATTGAAGAACCCCGAGTCCAATAGCAGCAAGAACATGATTTTTCGGGCTGATAAAGTCGACCTCAAAAGCTTAGATGTGCAGCTTGAGAAGCATCTGAGCCAGGTTTGGTCAAGAAACATTGATAGCCACAGCAGCCAGACGACGCCTAAGGAGTTGTGGGAGATCGATCCCACAAAGCTGGAGATCCGGTATCTGGTGGCTCAGGGAACGTATGGAACTGTTTATCGCGGAACTTACAATTCTCGTGATGTTGCTG TGAAGTTGTTGGACTGGGGAGAGGACGGCATGGCCACAGCTGCTGAAACTGCTGCAATTAGGGCGTCGTTTAAGCAGGAGGTTTCTGTTTGGCACGAGCTTGACCATCCGAACGTTACTAGA TTTGTTGGTGCTTCAATGGGAACTTCACAGCTGAAGATTCCTTCGAAAAACCCTTCTGATGGCTATACCACACTTCCATCGAGGGCGTGTTGTGTTCTTGTGGACTTTGTATCCGGAGGGACGTTGAAGAGCTACTTATACAAGAATAGGAATAAGAAACTTGCCTTCAAAGTTGTTGTCCAACTTGCTTTGGATCTAGCTCGAGG GCTGAGCTATCTGCACTCGAAGAAGATTGTGCACCGTGATGTCAAAGCTGAAAACATGTTGTTGGATACTGAACGAACGTTGAAAATTGCTGATTTTGGTGTCGCCCGTGTAGAAGCGCAGAACCCCCAGGATATGACCGGTGAGACGGGAACTCTTGGCTATATGGCGCCAGAG GTTCTGGATGGAAAACCCTACAACAGAAAATGCGACGTTTACAGTTTTGGCGTATGCTTGTGGGAAACATATTGCTGTGATCTTCCTTACATGAACTACAGCTTTGCTGATGTTTTACATTCTGTCGTTCGACAA AACCTAAGGCCGGATATCCCCCGGTGTTGTCCAAGCTCTCTAGCAAACATCATGAAGAAGTGCTGGGATGCGAATCCAGAGAAACGGCCCGAGATGGACGAGGTGGTGAGGTTGTTGGAAGCAATCGACACGAGCAAAGGAGGCGGGATGATACCCGAAGATCAGTCATCAAGTTGCTTCTGCTTCGCGCCTTCTCGTGGCCCATGA
- the LOC125224284 gene encoding protein RDM1 — protein MPAIQTEIKNEIARCTGAAAPRSVGVAMKRPASSQQVEISSDDSSSSEAENDVPQSQQPNVKPTLELSSEAWLFRRAKSYQEYMKSIPIPIMRGAVIPYISWVGLGASMKQIYEQPLHYLTNIHLKQMDRERLGVEDEDVSLDLIIHPCKAEATIWLMEEIHRQTSSPHHLARVWSADPMYHTFIDAIFPKLGS, from the exons ATGCCTGCAATTCAAACGGAAATTAAGAACGAGATTGCTCGATGCACGGGGGCAGCTGCTCCGCGGAG TGTAGGTGTAGCCATGAAGAGGCCTGCATCTAGTCAGCAAGTAGAGATTTCATCAGACGACTCATCTTCCTCTGAAGCAGAAAATGATGTTCCTCAGAGCCAGCAGCCAAATGTAAAACCTACCTTGGAACTGTCTTCTGAAG CATGGCTGTTTAGAAGAGCAAAAAGCTACCAGGAATACATGAAGTCAATCCCAATACCGATTATGCGTGGCGCTGTTATTCCGTACATATCATGGGTTGGACTGGGAGCGTCGATGAAGCAGATCTATGAGCAGCCTCTGCACTACCTCACCAACATCCACTTGAAGCAGATGGACAGGGAGAGGCTCGGAGTAGAGGATGAGGACGTCTCACTCGACTTGATCATTCATCCCTGCAAAGCCGAGGCCACCATCTGGCTCATGGAAGAGATACACCGACAAACCTCATCTCCGCATCATCTTGCTCGGGTCTGGTCAGCCGACCCTATGTATCACACCTTTATCGACGCCATTTTCCCTAAGCTTGGATCTTGA
- the LOC125217758 gene encoding type IV inositol polyphosphate 5-phosphatase 7-like: MKDGNSKKSKLSWSKKFIRKWFNIKSKSEEFQADEAVYGGGGAEWRNSFSEREPSAVKKIKTEKSAKNIERSFSRSRSRRGRAYLDHPQIINVQNYSLFVSTWNVGGKTPPGNLNLDDWLHSAPPADIYVLGFQEIVPLNAGNILGAEDNGPAKKWLALIKRTLNNAPGLSGGSGRCTPSPVPDPVSEWNADFEGSSRHKASTFFPRRSFQTPQCSRMENDMSASQPRLDRRYSVCDRAIFGHRPSDYDPRGYRPSDCSSSQRASDYSSGPRASDYSSSRRPSDYSWGHRASDFSRLGSEEDYLPGESPSTVLYSPMSYSTNETPENGCAVPGHSRYSLVASKQMVGIYLTVWVRSELAEHVKNIKVSCIGRGLMGYLGNKGSISISMLLHQTSLCFVCSHLTSGQKEGDELRRNSDFMEILRKTRFPRVNGVNEEKAPETILEHDRIIWLGDLNYRIALPYRSAKAHIEMQNWRALLEKDQLRIEQRRGRVFDGWREGKIYFPPTYKYSHNSDRYAGDDMHPKEKRRTPAWCDRILWYGGGLQQLSYVRGESKFSDHRPVSSVFWAEIESTPSRLRRSMSCSSRVAVEELLPYSHGYTELCFF, from the exons ATGAAAGATGGAAATTCCAAGAAATCCAag CTCTCATGGTCCAAGAAATTTATCAGAAAATGGTTCAATATCAAGAGCAAAAGTGAGGAGTTTCAAGCTGATGAAGCTGTTTATGGAG GTGGTGGTGCTGAATGGAGGAACAGCTTTTCAGAGAGGGAACCATCTGCAgtcaagaaaattaaaacag AAAAATCAGCAAAGAACATCGAACGCTCCTTTTCACGTTCCCGTTCGAGGCGTGGGAGAGCCTACCTTGATCACCCTCAGATCATAAACGTACAAAACTACAG TCTCTTTGTATCGACATGGAACGTTGGAGGAAAGACACCACCGGGAAATTTGAACTTAGATGATTGGTTACATTCTGCACCTCCTGCTGATATATATGTGCTTGG ATTTCAAGAGATAGTTCCTCTTAATGCTGGTAACATTCTTGGTGCTGAAGACAATGGTCCTGCCAAGAAATGGCTTGCTCTTATCAAGAGAACACTAAACAATGCTCCGGGATTGAGTGGGGGCAGTGGGCGCTGCACTCCCTCTCCCGTTCCTGATCCTGTCTCTGAGTGGAATGCTGATTTTGAGGGGTCAAGCAGGCACAAGGCCTCAACTTTCTTCCCACGTCGATCATTTCAGACGCCTCAGTGCTCGAGAATGGAGAATGACATGTCTGCCTCTCAGCCTCGCCTTGATCGGAGGTACAGTGTGTGTGATAGGGCAATTTTCGGTCATAGGCCTAGCGATTATGATCCAAGGGGTTATAGGCCGAGTGACTGCTCTTCGAGCCAGAGGGCAAGTGATTACTCCTCTGGTCCTCGTGCAAGTGATTACTCGTCCAGTAGGAGGCCGAGCGACTACTCATGGGGCCATAGGGCCAGTGATTTTTCACGTTTGGGTTCTGAGGAAGATTATCTGCCCGGGGAGTCGCCTAGCACAGTTTTGTATTCGCCTATGTCTTACAGCACGAACGAGACGCCAGAAAATGGATGCGCTGTTCCTGGACACTCGAGATACTCTTTAGTAGCTAGCAAGCAAATGGTTGGGATTTATCTCACTGTTTGGGTTCGGAGCGAGCTGGCAGAACATGTCAAGAACATCAAGGTCTCGTGCATTGGCAGAGGATTGATGGGCTACCTCGGAAATAAG GGATCCATCTCTATTAGTATGTTGTTGCACCAGACGAGCCTTTGCTTCGTGTGCAGTCACTTGACCTCTGGTCAGAAAGAAGGCGATGAGCTACGACGAAATTCTGATTTCATGGAGATCTTGAGGAAAACAAGATTCCCTCGAGTCAATGGTGTCAATGAGGAGAAAGCACCCGAGACCATTCTTGAACACGA TCGAATTATCTGGCTTGGAGATCTGAACTATCGAATAGCGCTGCCTTACCGGTCTGCTAAAGCACATATCGAAATGCAAAATTGGCGAGCGCTATTGGAAAAAGACCAA CTGCGGATAGAGCAGAGACGGGGTCGTGTTTTTGATGGATGGAGGGAAGGGAAGATATATTTCCCTCCTACTTATAAATACTCACATAACTCAGATAGATATGCTGGAGACGACATGCATCCGAAAGAGAAACGAAGGACACCTGCATG GTGTGATCGAATCTTGTGGTATGGCGGTGGCCTTCAGCAATTATCATACGTTCGTGGGGAGTCCAAGTTTTCGGATCATAGGCCTGTTTCTAGTGTGTTTTGGGCGGAGATCGAGTCAACACCAAGCCGGCTGAGGAGAAGTATGAGCTGTTCCTCAAGAGTCGCGGTGGAGGAGCTGTTACCTTACTCACATGGTTATACAGAACTCTGCTTCTTCTGA
- the LOC125185194 gene encoding proteasome subunit beta type-2-A-like: MESVFGLVGKDFAIVVADSSAVHSILVHKTNEDKIMILDSHKLMGASGETGDRAQFTEYVQKNVALYQFRNGIPLTTAATANFTRGELATALRKNPYMVNIILAGYDKDVGPSLYFIDYIASLHKVDKAAFGYGSYFALSMMDRHYRRDMTVEEAIKLVDNIISEIRSRLVVAPPNFLIKIVDKDGAREYAWRESVKDAPAPVVAA, from the exons ATGGAGTCGGTATTCGGTCTGGTTGGAAAGGATTTCGCGATAGTGGTGGCGGACTCATCGGCGGTCCACAGCATTCTCGTGCACAAAACTAACGAGGACAAGATCATGATTCTAGATTCTCACAAACTCATGGGCGCATCCGGCGAGACTGGCGATCG GGCTCAGTTTACGGAGTATGTACAGAAGAATGTAGCATTATACCAATTTCGTAATGGCATTCCTCTGACAACCGCCGCCACTGCAAACTTCACCAGAGGCGAGCTTGCAACTGCCTTGAGGAAG AACCCATACATGGTGAATATCATCCTGGCTGGATATGACAAGGATGTAGGcccttctctctacttcaTCGATTACATTGCCTCCCTTCACAAGGTTGACAAAGCAGCATTCGGTTACGGTTCCTACTTTGCACTCTCCATGATGGACAGACACTACCGCCGGGACATGACTGTTGAAGAGGCCATCAAGTTGGTCGATAACATCATTAGTGAAATCCGTAGTAGGCTGGTTGTAGCACCTCCAAACTTCTTAATCAAAATCGTGGACAAGGACGGGGCAAGAGAATATGCGTGGCGTGAGTCCGTCAAGGACGCCCCTGCCCCTGTTGTTGCAGCATGA